CGCCAGCGCGACGCCGTCGTACACGTACCCCGCGCGGACGCCGCCGTTGGCCGCCGTGCTCCCGTTGCGCGCCAGGACCACGGCCTCCCCGGGCCGCACCGTGAGTGAACGGGCGACGGCGTGTCCCGCGTCCGCGCGCGAGTCCAGCCGCCACCCGCGCAGCTCGGCCGGCGCGCCGCCCGCGTTGTACAGCTCGATCCACTCGCCGTCGCCGTCCGGGACCACCTGCGGGTCGGCCATCACCTCGCTGACCACGATGCGCGAGCGCAGCGTGTCGGCGGACACTCCGGAGGCGGCGTAGCGGCGCTCAGACGGGTCGGCGGCCCCGGACCGGGGCGCCGGCTCGCACGCGGCCAGGAGAAGGGCGAGGAGGACGAGGGCCATGGGCATCGGCATGCGGAGCTCGGGGATCGGTCGGGTCGGGGTGCCCGGAGCGTACCGCGCGGGCGGGCGGGGTGTTATCATCCGCGGGGACGCGCCCCGTTTCGGGGCGGCGCACGAACACAAGGCTACAAGGGACCGATGCCGAAGGACAGGGCCATCTTCCAGGACGAGCGGGGGCGGGGCTGGCTGGTGGAGATCAGCCACGGGCACCCCGCGCCCACGGAGCTGGGGATCTACGCCGCGCGCTTCCAGTGCCCCGAGGACCCGGACGAGCCGGTGCGCGTCGGCTTCCTCTACCTGGACGCGGTGGAGAGCGACGACGAGGCCGCCTTGCGCGCTGCGCTCGCCGAGGCCGAGCCCGCGAAGGCGGTGGGCTGAGCCCCCGGCGGCTCCCCGGCGCAACCGGAAAGGTGACGCCCACGGGAACCGCCGCCCCCCTCCCCGGTACCGAACGCATGCCGAAGTCCGCCTCCTCCGATCTGTTCCTCTCCCCCGCCTCCGCCGAGCTGGTGCGCCGCGAGATCGGGCGCGCCCGCGGCAACGAGGTGTGCTTCCTCGCGCGCGTGGACGAGCACGGCGAGGTGCACGACCCGCGCGTGGTCGCGCGGGGGCACGCCACGGCGGTGCTGGCCGCGGTCCGCGACCCGGAGCCCGGCGGGCTCCTGATCCACAACCACCCCTCCGGCCGGCTGGACCCCTCCGAGGCGGACCTGGCCGTGGCGGCGCAGCTCTGGGAGCAGGGGCTCGGCTTCGCCATCACGGACAACGACGCGTCCGAGCTGTACGTGGTGGTGGAGCCGCCGGAGGAGGATCGCAAGGAGCCGCTGGACCTGGACCGCATCGACGCGGACCTGGGGCCGGGCGGTGCCGTCGCGCGCCGGCACCCCCGCTACGAGGACCGCCCGCAGCAGCGCGGCCTCTCGCGGATGATCGCCGAAGTGTACAACCAGGGCGGCGTGGGGATCGCCGAAGCGGGGACGGGAACGGGGAAGTCCGTCGCCTACCTCCTCCCCGCCATCCGCTGGGCGCTCCAGAACCGGGAGCGGACGGTGGTGTCCACCAACACCATCAACCTGCAGGAGCAGCTGGTGGAGAAGGACCTGCCCTTCCTCCGCCGCGCCCTGGGGGAGCCCTTCCGCTTCGCGCTGGTGAAGGGGCGCCGCAACTACGTCTCCATCCGCCGCGCGCTCCTGGCGAAGGAGAACGCCCCCGCGCTCTTCGACGCGCAGAAGCAGGCGGAGCTCACGGGGATCGTGGAGTGGATGCGGAAGTCGCAGGACGGCTCGCTCTCCGACCTCTCCTTCCGCCCGTCCGCCGAGGTGTGGGACGAGGTCTCCTCCGAGTCGGACGTGTGCCTGCGCGCCCGGTGCCCCCACTTCGAGGAGTGCTTCTACCAGCGCGCGCGCCGCGACGCCTCCTCCGCGGACGTCGTGGTCGTCAACCACCACCTCCTCTTCTCCGACCTGGCCGTGCGGCGGGTGCAGGGGAACTGGACGGCTCCCGCCGTCCTCCCGCAGTACCGCCGGCTGGTGCTGGACGAGGCGCACAACCTGGAGGAGTCCGCCACCAGCCACCTGGGCGCCACCGTCTCGCGCCGGGGGCTGTACCGGACCCTGTCGCGCCTGGAGAACCGCAGGAAGGGCCTCCTCCCCGCGCTGGCCGAGGCGCTGCGCCTGCGCCCGGACGACCTCCTCGCCCGGGGCGCGCTGGACCACCTGCACGAGCGGCTCATCCCCGCGCTCGACGGCGCCCGGGAGCGGGCGGGGACGGTGTTCTCGTTCCTGGAGGACGTGTTCAAGGAAGCCGGTGCGATGATGGTCCGCCTCCAGGACGACTTTGCCAGGCACCCGGTGTGGGTGCTGGGGCTGGAGGACGCGCTGGTGGGGCTGCTGGAGAACCTGGAGTCGCTCCTCCGCGGGCTGGAGCTGCTCCGCGAGCGGATCTCCATCGACGAGGCGCTCAAGGAGATGCTGGAGCCGCAGCTCATGGAGCTGCGCGGGGCCGCCAACCGGGTGGAGGCCGCCCGGGACGCCCTCCGCGCCGCGCTGCGCCCCCCGGACGACGGCCTGAAGATGGTGCGCTGGATGGAGCGCCAGCCGGAGCGCGACGGCCGCGAGGGGAACCTGACGCTGAACGCCGCCCCGCTCGACCTCTCGTCCGTGCTGCGCGAGTCCGTGTTCGAGAAGGTGCCGAGCGTGGTGCTCACCTCCGCCACCCTCGCCACCCAGGGCAACTTCCGCTTCGTCCGCAACCGCCTGGGGCTGTGGGCCCCGCGCGAGGGCGAGGCGGACGAGGAGCTGCGGGTGGAGGAGGCGGTGTACCCCTCGCCCTTCGACTACTCCGAGCAGGCGCTCCTGGCGGTCCCCACCGACCTCCCGGTCCCCGCCGGAGACTCGGACCCGCGGCACGACGAGGCCACGGTGCGCGCCGTGATCGAGCACGCGAAGATCTCCGACGGCGGCCTCTTCGTGCTCTTCACCTCCTACAGGGCGCTCCGCCACGTGGCCGGCGAGCTGCGCAGGCGGAAGATGGACCTGGAGTGGCCGCTCTTCGTGCACGGCGAGGGGCCGCGCGCCCAGCTCGTGGAGCGCTTC
The sequence above is drawn from the Longimicrobiaceae bacterium genome and encodes:
- a CDS encoding lamin tail domain-containing protein is translated as MPMPMALVLLALLLAACEPAPRSGAADPSERRYAASGVSADTLRSRIVVSEVMADPQVVPDGDGEWIELYNAGGAPAELRGWRLDSRADAGHAVARSLTVRPGEAVVLARNGSTAANGGVRAGYVYDGVALA
- a CDS encoding helicase C-terminal domain-containing protein, with the protein product MPKSASSDLFLSPASAELVRREIGRARGNEVCFLARVDEHGEVHDPRVVARGHATAVLAAVRDPEPGGLLIHNHPSGRLDPSEADLAVAAQLWEQGLGFAITDNDASELYVVVEPPEEDRKEPLDLDRIDADLGPGGAVARRHPRYEDRPQQRGLSRMIAEVYNQGGVGIAEAGTGTGKSVAYLLPAIRWALQNRERTVVSTNTINLQEQLVEKDLPFLRRALGEPFRFALVKGRRNYVSIRRALLAKENAPALFDAQKQAELTGIVEWMRKSQDGSLSDLSFRPSAEVWDEVSSESDVCLRARCPHFEECFYQRARRDASSADVVVVNHHLLFSDLAVRRVQGNWTAPAVLPQYRRLVLDEAHNLEESATSHLGATVSRRGLYRTLSRLENRRKGLLPALAEALRLRPDDLLARGALDHLHERLIPALDGARERAGTVFSFLEDVFKEAGAMMVRLQDDFARHPVWVLGLEDALVGLLENLESLLRGLELLRERISIDEALKEMLEPQLMELRGAANRVEAARDALRAALRPPDDGLKMVRWMERQPERDGREGNLTLNAAPLDLSSVLRESVFEKVPSVVLTSATLATQGNFRFVRNRLGLWAPREGEADEELRVEEAVYPSPFDYSEQALLAVPTDLPVPAGDSDPRHDEATVRAVIEHAKISDGGLFVLFTSYRALRHVAGELRRRKMDLEWPLFVHGEGPRAQLVERFAASGRGILLGTTSFWEGVDVPGHALRGLVIPKLPFKVPTEPVTAARIEAIEQAGGNSFMQYMLPNAAIRMKQGFGRLIRSREDHGVVLVLDGRIAKKSYGRYFLESLPEAPVRIGPWRDVKEAMVRFYDARQEARRAG